The sequence ACAAAGAAGCAGAACACCGTATCACGTTCTACAGCAGAAGCAGAGTATAGGGCCATGGTTCTGCAGCATGTGAGCTGGTTTGGTTATCCTCTATTCTCCAAGATCTTGGAATTAATACTCCTAAACCAATTCCTTTTTATTGTGACAATAGAGCTGCTTTGCACATTGTCAACAATCCCATTTTTCATGAGCGTACTAAACATCTAGAAATAGATTGTCATCTTGTTCGTGATCATTATAAATCTGGTTTTTCTAGCTCCTTCTCACGTTTCATCCAAAGAGCAATTAGCTGATATCCTTACAAATCCACTCACTGGACCTCTCGTTCACTCTTTCTTTGGCAAGCTTGGCATGGTTGATTTCATCCCCAGTCCAGCTTGAGGGGGGTTTGACAAAATAGCTGAAGCTTGCAGATGATCTAGGCTGTAATTTACTACACTGCAACACTAtaactgaagaagaagaagaagaagacgtTTTGATCAAAGCTGAAGTAGTGCTAAAAAGCATGAGAGtgtttttattgttgtttttacTTATAGCTAGTTCTATCTTTCTCgtgttttctcttttgtagGCGCTATTACGTTTTTataagtgtattatattttctagcTTCTAACACTTTAAGATAGCCATTGAGTTGGTTGAGCCCAGCAACCGTCTGCTGATTTGTATATGTACTGAAGCTCATTTAATTTGAAGCTCAAGAACACTGATTTTGATTGCAAGATTTACAGAGATAAAAATCTctcttcttgtttcttgataGCTACTATGGCGGATTGTTACTAGTGAGATCCCAAAACCTTCCAAGAAAGATGGGAAGACGAAGAAAAATTCACTGATCGATTGGAAACATGGGAAGGTAAGAATCATCATATTTTGACCTGGTTTCATAATATATGTGCTAATCTCTTCAAACTAGATTTTCGTCGATCCGGTACTGCAAAAGAGGTCTGCGATTTTTTTTGGCATCTCGTTAATCAGTTCCGACATATCCATCAATTAGCTATTTGTGATCTTGTATGTCCGAATGTTGAATCTACAAAAGTGTATATTGATCTTCGAGATCGGCAAGATGTTTCTACTTATGACCCTTAGAGAGGAGTTTGAATATGTCCCAAAGCTCTCTACTTCATCAGAGTCTTCTGCTTAAGTTTGATACTGTaatcaagaatttgttttCTGAAGAGATTAGGTTGAATACCCTTTGTGCTGAGCAAGTACCACCTTCAACAGATATGGTTCTAGGCACTTGTTGCTGCGCTACTACTATCAGTTCTACTTTAGCAGTTAGGATTTACTCATCAGCCTTAGCTTTAGACTAGCCCTTCTAGAAAGAGATTCAATAGCACCGTTCAAAGAGCTAGCAATGACTTTCTTCCCACCCGGAGTTTTGGCTTAGATTTCTTTTGGATATCCCCTTCCCACCGAACTCTTGGCGTAGCCTGGGTAGTTGTCTGGTCTGTCACTCATGAGAGCTAAGAAGTTCGTCCTACTCATGCACCCCCAGATCCTACCTCTTATATTCAAGCACCTTTTGATCCTAATCAGAACAAATCGAAATCCTCTAAGAGGTCGTTCTACAATTACTGTAAGAAGTAAGATCATGTTATCTCTGATAGTCGACGATTAAAGGCTAAGCATAACtctgatcaaaatattacatccCAATCCTCATATAAAGCTGCCGCCACCACTGCCGCCATAGACGAATCTTATGAGAACTCCTCCCCTAAGTTTTCTACGCAAGAATCCAAGCTCTTTTTCGACAGCTCCAACCAGAACATGGTAAACTAACTTCTCAAACTCTGTCTGTCAGAAACGGTAAATCTTTCTCTTGGTTCTTTGATTCTGCTTCTTGTAGCCATATGACTTCTGATTCCTCTATCTTCACATCTAAATCACAAGCCATTGTTACACATATTATCCACACTGTAGATAACTCCATCATGTGTGTTCAACATATAGGAATCATAGACACGCCAAAATTATATGGctccaatttttttcatgttcCAAAAGTTTCATTAAATCTATCATCTGTAGGACAATTATGTGAACTCAGTGTTAATGTACTTTCCTTGAGTCATGGTTGTTTTGTGCAGGAGTCGTAGACAAGGGAGATACTTGGGACCGGGCGAAAAGTTGGTCGATTATTAGATCTCTTCGACATATACAAGCAATTTGCACATATGATTGCTACTCAGTTttcttgtaaaataaaaatccttCTTGCTAATAATGACATGGTGAATATAAAGAAACCACTcttcttcaattttcaatCTCAGAATGGCACATTAGTTCAAACATCTTGTCCTGGAACATCATCTCAAAATGGTTTGAACATTTCTTGAATATTGTTAGAACATTTCTGACATCCTCATCTtgtcctaaaatatttttgggagAAGCTGCTCTTACTGTTGTTTACATAATAAACCTCATTTCTTCTCATGTTATTGTTAATGTTTTCTCCATATTGTCTCTATAATCACCCTCCAGATTAATATATGCTTACAGTCTTTGGAAGTGCctgctttgttcttcttcaacCTCATGAGTACACAAAATTAGAATTACGTGCACAACTCTATTGCTTTTTAGCATATGGTATTGAACATAAAGGCTACCGCTGTCGGGACCCCGTTTCTAAGCATATTTGCGTTCCACGTCATGTTACTTTTTGGGACCATAAAATGTTCTCcgcaatatatatagaaagattttttttcattcataagTGACAATTCGTAATACCACGACACCAATTTTTCTAATGTCTACAGtatccttaaattaaatttatttgtttatttatatatatgtattgaaatGCGATATGTtggtttataaattttattattatgtataatatagtttaaagcttaaaaatttatttattatacgtATGTAGGGACGGTATTCCATAACGGCtagtatatttataaagtcataaaattatatacatatttatgaaatgaaaaattataaacaccaACAAACAATGcttaaaagaaacaaaatggaAATGATTGAAATCCTATAAGCAATGTGAgccctttatttattttttgacgcTTGTGCTATTATGTGATTTACTGAACTAGCATCCTCTTCCGCAACTTCCTCCAATAAATCctaagaaatgaaaaaaaaaataaaaaaatttcaccaatcacaaaataaaatttcaaatttactaaaatagtgcatagaaattagtaaaaaaaatgaaaaattacttGTGCATCTATCAAACGTTCAactgttttcttgtttgattctTGGAGTTCCCCAGCAATCAAAATTTCATCCAAGATGTAGTAAGCCTTtcaaaaaaggacaaaaatagtTGGTGATGTGTGCTGTGCATGAAATGTGGTATCAAACATGTCCAAAACCTATCAAACATGTCCAAAACCTATCAAACACGCCAACATGCGTGTCTGTGGTCTCTCTGACGctgtgttcttttttttctttcttagtttatatttttggactCCCATCTGCTATGTTCAACATGTGTTTGAAACGTATTCGAACTGTGTCCATGTTCATATTCGACATGTGTCCGATGCTAtatcgaataattttttaaagtctCCGTGTATTACAGCCTCTGATTCTCCCAACTTTCCATACTCTTATTTACTTATTGGGACATCCAAGATAAGACTTTATtaacttttgaatttatttatttatttttttattgaaattaccTTCGCAATGAAAATAATGATGTGACACTAACTAGCTCTTAACTAATGTTTCAagattaattatgtaaaaatatataagacatattctttttcaactatatattatctaaaactCCTTAACGGGTTAAACCCACTAAACCATTTGGAAAGAAGGAAATCTATCACGTACTATAAAGTTAAacatggaaaaataaataagaaaggAATATACCTTGTGAAAATTGAAGATCAAATCCAACTCACACACCTAGCTCGAAAGTTGGTGAGTTAGCATTCTATACTCACaacaatattcaaaatttgaaattctgcaaaaatataatccaacttgaaaaataaaatgagagtTGTCGTTTGCTTACACTTCCAAAATAATGGTCCAATATCACAACATAATGATGAATTATTTCAAGAATCTCTAGCTCGTTATCGTCGTGGTCAACACACATGCAAATATACAAACCTGCATACctacatattatattaatttaaacatcACTTGACGTACTAGTAATATTTGGAATTTTACGTAATTTATCTgtttgtgatattgtaaatgagcaaattattttctataaaaaaaataatagcaatttatttccttatattttttaaaataaagcaaattaccttATTAGGCAAAAACCGTAAGTTGCTTTATATTGAAAACCACATGATGGTAAATGcagcattttttaaaaatatagggagacaaattactattttatctcATCGAAGAGTGATTTGATCATT comes from Sesamum indicum cultivar Zhongzhi No. 13 linkage group LG10, S_indicum_v1.0, whole genome shotgun sequence and encodes:
- the LOC105172190 gene encoding AP-1 complex subunit sigma-1 produces the protein MIHFVLLISRQGKVRLTKWYSPYSMKERSKVIRELSGIILNRGPKLCKFVEWRGYKVVYRRYAGLYICMCVDHDDNELEILEIIHHYVVILDHYFGSVCELDLIFNFHKAYYILDEILIAGELQESNKKTVERLIDAQDLLEEVAEEDASSVNHIIAQASKNK